The Nostoc sp. 'Lobaria pulmonaria (5183) cyanobiont' genome window below encodes:
- a CDS encoding addiction module protein, with product MDITATLNEIATLSVEDRIRIVQAIWDTIAAEQVYPDLTDAQKQELDRRTSDYNSNPNNVLTWEEIKASIKRQQ from the coding sequence ATGGATATCACAGCTACTTTGAACGAAATCGCAACTCTCAGTGTTGAAGATAGAATCCGTATTGTACAGGCAATTTGGGATACTATCGCTGCGGAACAAGTTTACCCTGATTTAACCGATGCACAAAAGCAAGAGCTTGATCGTCGAACTTCTGACTATAATTCAAATCCAAATAATGTGCTGACTTGGGAAGAAATCAAAGCATCAATTAAGAGGCAGCAATGA
- a CDS encoding TdeIII family type II restriction endonuclease, translated as MVAISSNTRAVIKGYLEGFIKALVDEYKGRKILKPDNAAEYLSRFSYNGELKPFQAALIPPELIRINQFERGLSTKLGNSFEECARLIALEHHQDVRRNYDIKSQVSIAAFAEAELQKQNYESATKKEQPKPSFEQMITAVINARRSDDLEMKIVRADLYILAKDGTEFLFEIKAPKPNKGQCLEVLQRLLRFHLLRGVNRPQLQAYYAMPYNPYGITKADYKWTQAKSYLPFEEAVIIGNEFWNIIGGATAYEELLEIYLEVGRDKSKYMLDALAFGF; from the coding sequence ATGGTAGCTATTAGTTCAAACACTCGTGCAGTAATTAAAGGTTATCTAGAAGGATTTATTAAGGCTCTTGTTGATGAGTATAAAGGGCGTAAAATTTTAAAGCCAGATAATGCAGCAGAGTATTTATCAAGATTCTCATATAATGGAGAATTGAAACCATTTCAAGCAGCACTGATTCCACCAGAATTAATACGTATCAACCAATTTGAAAGAGGTTTGAGTACGAAGCTAGGTAATTCTTTTGAAGAATGCGCTCGCTTAATTGCTCTAGAACATCATCAAGATGTACGTCGAAATTATGATATTAAATCGCAAGTAAGTATTGCTGCTTTTGCAGAAGCTGAACTTCAGAAACAAAATTACGAATCTGCTACGAAAAAAGAACAACCCAAGCCATCTTTTGAGCAGATGATAACAGCAGTTATTAATGCTCGTCGTAGTGATGATTTAGAAATGAAGATTGTTCGCGCTGATCTTTATATTCTGGCGAAAGACGGCACAGAATTCTTATTTGAAATCAAAGCTCCTAAACCAAACAAAGGACAATGTTTAGAAGTATTGCAACGTCTACTTAGATTTCATTTACTACGCGGTGTAAACCGTCCTCAATTACAAGCTTACTATGCTATGCCTTATAATCCATATGGTATTACCAAAGCTGATTATAAATGGACGCAGGCAAAAAGCTATTTACCTTTTGAAGAGGCTGTAATTATCGGAAATGAGTTTTGGAATATTATAGGGGGAGCAACTGCTTATGAAGAATTATTGGAAATCTATCTGGAAGTGGGACGGGATAAAAGTAAATATATGTTGGATGCTTTAGCTTTTGGGTTTTAA
- a CDS encoding DNA cytosine methyltransferase yields MPAQICYLIYESGMIKNKHMVTSVYAQQLELFQLFESANVISFQSKFTFIDLFAGIGGFRIPLQELGGICLGYSEIDKEAIKVYQNNFIRYANVEEAYLGDITNLNKLPFEIDLLVGGVPCQPWSIAGKLQGLDDPRGKLWIDVFRVVKANQPKAFIFENVKGLTEPRNRKSLEYILNNLTACGYVVKYQVLNSYDFGLPQDRDRIFIVGIRNNLEKCWAFTFPNSLDKQLKLYDVIAGIQHSNFAKKKFPPEILFFDGKIPGSRGRFQKIDELNDFFTFADIRDGHTTIHSWDLIETTLREKFICQTILRNRRKKIYGLKDGNPLEFEVLQALIPSLQMEEINTLVAKEILRLIESKGYEFINSKISSGINGISKIFLPHAEAIGTLTATGTRDFVATISIECKEPEAYKQTFIQEIYVKKNYKPLTAKDYARLQGFPETFKIAESESTAKHQFGNAVSVPVVYHLAKALLKIIFIG; encoded by the coding sequence TTGCCTGCCCAAATTTGCTATCTTATTTATGAATCAGGCATGATCAAAAACAAACACATGGTAACAAGTGTTTATGCTCAACAACTAGAATTATTTCAATTATTTGAATCAGCAAATGTTATAAGTTTTCAATCAAAATTTACATTTATAGATTTATTCGCTGGCATAGGTGGATTTAGAATTCCTCTGCAAGAGTTAGGAGGAATATGTCTAGGCTATTCAGAAATTGATAAAGAGGCTATTAAAGTTTACCAAAATAATTTTATTCGTTATGCCAATGTTGAGGAAGCATATTTAGGAGATATTACTAATTTAAATAAGCTCCCGTTTGAAATAGATTTGTTAGTTGGGGGTGTTCCTTGTCAACCTTGGTCAATAGCTGGTAAATTACAAGGTTTAGACGACCCTAGAGGTAAGCTATGGATTGATGTTTTTAGAGTCGTTAAAGCTAACCAACCGAAGGCATTTATATTTGAAAATGTTAAAGGTTTAACAGAGCCAAGAAATAGAAAAAGCCTAGAGTATATACTTAATAATCTGACAGCATGTGGTTATGTAGTTAAATACCAGGTACTTAATTCCTACGATTTTGGTTTACCTCAAGATAGAGACAGGATATTTATTGTTGGGATTAGAAATAATCTGGAAAAATGCTGGGCTTTTACCTTTCCTAACTCCTTAGATAAACAGCTAAAACTTTATGATGTAATTGCTGGTATTCAACATAGTAATTTTGCGAAAAAAAAATTTCCCCCAGAAATTTTATTTTTTGATGGTAAAATTCCAGGTTCTAGAGGCAGATTTCAAAAAATAGATGAATTAAATGATTTTTTCACTTTTGCTGATATTAGAGATGGACATACTACTATTCATTCTTGGGACTTAATAGAAACAACTTTAAGAGAAAAGTTCATTTGTCAAACTATATTGAGAAATAGAAGAAAGAAAATTTATGGACTCAAAGATGGTAATCCTTTAGAATTTGAAGTATTACAAGCTCTCATTCCTAGTTTACAGATGGAAGAAATAAATACTTTAGTAGCCAAAGAAATTCTACGTCTTATCGAGAGTAAAGGCTATGAATTTATTAATTCTAAAATTTCTTCGGGAATTAATGGCATTTCTAAAATATTCTTGCCTCATGCTGAGGCTATTGGAACTTTAACAGCAACTGGAACTAGAGACTTTGTTGCAACTATATCTATAGAATGTAAGGAACCAGAAGCATATAAGCAAACTTTTATTCAAGAAATTTATGTTAAAAAGAACTATAAACCTTTAACAGCCAAAGATTACGCTAGATTACAAGGATTTCCAGAAACTTTTAAAATCGCTGAAAGTGAGAGTACAGCCAAGCATCAATTTGGTAATGCGGTTTCTGTTCCTGTCGTTTACCATTTAGCAAAAGCTTTGTTAAAAATAATTTTCATAGGTTAA